In the Nicotiana tabacum cultivar K326 chromosome 16, ASM71507v2, whole genome shotgun sequence genome, one interval contains:
- the LOC107830318 gene encoding protein NPGR1-like: MLCACSGEQFKFDEPPPQSPESLATRDFSASGLSSRTGTVDWDSKLEDAQVDEVESTLKEALSLNYEEARALLGRLEYQRGNFDAALHVFQGIDIRTLSSRMSKAIAERTRPLKPRSKCDIVPAGVMSLHSVSLLLEAILLKAKSLEELSRIKDAAKECKMILDVVDSALPNGIPEGISEDCKLLEMFHKALELLPKLWIQAGYVDEAVLAYRRALVKPWNLDSQRLACIQKDLAATLLFGGVEVEVPAQFQVSGSTSPKNNLEEAILLLFVLMSKMLNGQIEWDSEIMHHLTFALTISGHSESVADHIEQVLPGIYTRSERWYLLALCYSAAGQNDTALNLVKKISGCSEANQEPHIPSLLLGAKLCSQDLQQAHEGINFARAALNSAKNQNEHFLVQAHKLLGICYGNAARVSISDFERNFCQREAFAALNSAFATCKEDPEILFSLGLENAIQRNLTPAFNNGMRYSEMVAGSTTRAWKLLALVVSAEQRFKDAEAIVDLAFDETGKIDQMEYLRLKAVLQIAQQQPKQAIETYRILLALIQAQQESMTDDEVTFQRRLEVEAWLDLSRLYTDLESWRDAEICINKAKAIQFYCPRSWHATGALFQAKARDKEALVAFSISLSIEPDYIPSIVSTAQVLMKMGDDTVPIARSFLMNALRLEPTNHDAWFSLGMLAKTEGSLQQAADFFQAAHELKLSAPVQSFV, translated from the exons ATGTTGTGTGCTTGTTCAGGAGAGCAATTTAAATTTGATGAGCCACCCCCACAGTCTCCAGAGTCATTGGCCACTAGGGATTTCTCAGCCAGTGGCCTTTCTTCTAGAACTGGAACAGTAGATTGGGATTCAAAACTTGAAGATGCTCAAGTTGATGAAGTTGAATCAACTTTGAAAGAGGCACTTTCCTTGAATTATGAG GAAGCAAGAGCATTGCTGGGGAGGCTAGAATACCAAAGAGGGAATTTTGATGCTGCCCTTCATGTGTTTCAGGGAATAGATATTAGAACCCTATCCTCGAGAATGTCTAAGGCGATTGCTGAGAGAACGAGGCCCTTAAAACCGCGCTCCAAATGTGATATTGTGCCTGCTGGTGTGATGTCATTGCATTCAGTGAGTCTACTTCTTGAAGCAATTTTGCTCAAAGCTAAATCTTTAGAGGAGCTCAGCCGAATCAAAG ATGCTGCTAAGGAATGCAAGATGATATTGGATGTTGTCGATTCAGCATTGCCGAATGGAATACCAGAGGGGATTTCTGAAGACTGCAAGTTGCTGGAGATGTTTCATAAAGCGCTTGAGTTACTTCCAAAGTTATGGATACAAGCAGGGTATGTGGACGAAGCTGTGCTTGCATATCGAAGGGCTCTAGTCAAGCCATGGAATTTGGATTCCCAAAGATTGGCCTGTATACAAAAGGACTTAGCTGCCACTTTACTCTTTGGAGGGGTTGAAGTTGAGGTTCCTGCTCAATTTCAAGTGTCGGGTTCGACCTCCCCAAAAAATAACTTGGAGGAAGCAATTCTCTTATTGTTTGTACTCATGAGCAAAATGCTAAATGGTCAAATAGAATGGGATTCTGAAATTATGCACCATTTGACTTTCGCGCTGACAATTTCCGGCCACTCTGAGTCTGTTGCAGATCATATTGAGCAGGTTTTACCAGGAATCTATACCCGATCTGAGAGATGGTATCTTCTTGCGCTTTGTTACAGTGCTGCAGGTCAGAATGATACAGCGTTGAATCTTGTCAAGAAAATTTCTGGATGTTCAGAAGCCAACCAAGAACCTCATATTCCGTCTCTCTTGTTGGGAGCAAAGCTGTGTTCTCAGGATCTGCAGCAAGCCCATGAGGGGATAAATTTTGCTCGTGCAGCACTTAACTCGGCGAAAAATCAGAACGAACATTTCCTAGTCCAGGCTCATAAACTTCTTGGGATCTGCTATGGAAATGCTGCAAGAGTTTCCAtttcagattttgaaagaaatttcTGCCAAAGAGAAGCATTTGCTGCTTTAAACTCTGCTTTTGCAACTTGCAAGGAGGATCCAGAAATTTTGTTTAGTCTAGGATTGGAAAATGCCATCCAAAGAAATTTGACTCCAGCTTTTAATAATGGAATGCGGTACTCAGAAATGGTGGCTGGAAGCACGACGAGAGCTTGGAAATTGTTGGCTTTAGTTGTTTCTGCAGAACAAAGATTCAAAGATGCGGAAGCCATAGTTGATCTTGCTTTCGATGAGACTGGAAAGATTGACCAGATGGAATATCTCAGATTAAAAGCTGTCCTGCAAATAGCTCAACAACAGCCCAAGCAAGCCATAGAGACGTACAGGATTCTGTTGGCTTTGATTCAAGCACAACAGGAGTCCATGACAGATGATGAG GTAACATTTCAGAGAAGATTGGAAGTTGAAGCATGGCTTGATTTATCAAGGTTATACACAGATCTAGAGTCATGGCGTGATGCCGAAATATGTATAAACAAAGCCAAAGCAATTCAATTTTACTGCCCTCGGAGCTGGCATGCAACAG GTGCACTATTTCAAGCCAAAGCAAGAGATAAGGAAGCACTTGTTGCATTCTCAATTTCTCTATCAATAGAACCAGATTATATCCCTAGTATTGTTTCCACGGCTCAAGTGCTTATGAAGATGGGAGACGACACAGTCCCTATTGCTAGAAGCTTTTTGATGAATGCTCTGCGATTAGAACCCACAAATCATGATGCATGGTTTAGCCTTGGAATGCTTGCAAAAACGGAAGGCTCACTGCAGCAAGCGGCAGATTTTTTCCAAGCTGCACATGAGTTGAAGCTTTCTGCTCCAGTTCAAAGTTTTGTCTGA